One Brassica napus cultivar Da-Ae unplaced genomic scaffold, Da-Ae ScsIHWf_1112;HRSCAF=1581, whole genome shotgun sequence DNA segment encodes these proteins:
- the LOC125596000 gene encoding uncharacterized protein LOC125596000 codes for MNEITKETPGSPIAQQNIETPVLTPIQTQQETHELMNEIISPNISDTQPNTRARRNLLTEQNKDVESRVQNPFEIGANVEISSQDDNTCHKWYPGNVLATYLVDGVEMVKVEYFVPSLDEKKRKRSVETRVSIDRIRPQPPPERSGAKKSYELMQDVEAFDNGAWCAGKVKVILFDGSCFVSLNNSKEQIYFHHSEMRKPRKWVDGVWEMTKKMEEEQTQSVNPSEGDGDKKGKAKAVACKKNEAAGPSEDGVGKMAKEMEVKQGKSVKPSQDDHAKKGKPHVGKKKKANAQPVDLLPFLQREEKRPIRPRNPPIPVTPEVILPIDPFVTPEFPRFSRLAHWMDLRGIYRVPFYINGKEIEKEFFQKMDDAENNLNKEHINVAFEMLNCKRVEQGAWFRNNNLPAACFVPVKFLEVVGYAYESVRKPHKKKKSYWRAV; via the exons ATGAATGAGATCACGAAAGAGACACCTGGTTCTCCAATAGCTCAACAGAATATTGAGACTCCAGTCCTTACTCCAATTCAGACGCAGCAG GAGACTCACGAGCTTATGAATGAGATCATTTCACCAAACATTTCCGACACACAGCCAAATACCCGAGCTCGCAGAAATCTTTTAACAGAGCAAAATAAG GATGTAGAAAGCAGAGTTCAAAATCCCTTTGAGATCGGAGCAAATGTGGAGATTTCATCACAAGATGACAATACTTGTCATAAATGGTATCCAGGAAATGTGTTGGCAACATATTTGGTTGATGGGGTTGAGATGGTGAAAGTTGAGTACTTCGTCCCGTCTCTGGacgaaaagaagaggaaaaggagtgTTGAGACACGTGTATCAATTGACAGAATACGTCCTCAACCACCACCTGAGAGATCTGGAGCGAAGAAAAGTTATGAGCTAATGCAGGACGTGGAGGCGTTCGACAATGGTGCCTGGTGCGCTGGAAAAGTTAAAGTCATTTTGTTTGATGGCTCGTGTTTTGTCTCTTTGAACAATTCTAAAGAACAAATTTACTTCCACCATTCTGAGATgcgaaaaccaagaaaatgggtagatggtgtttgggagatgacaaaaaag ATGGAAGAAGAGCAGACGCAGAGTGTGAATCCAagtgaaggagatggtgataaaaag GGGAAGGCGAAGGCTGTCGCTTGTAAGAAAAATGAAGCAGCTGGTCCATCAGAAGATGGTGTTGGGAAAATGGCAAAAGag ATGGAAGTAAAGCAGGGTAAGAGTGTGAAACCAAGTCAAGACGATCATGCAAAAAag ggGAAGCCACATGttggtaagaagaagaaagcaaatgCTCAGCCAGTAGATTTGCTTCCTTTTCTACAGCGAGAAGAGAAGAGGCCAATACGACCTAGAAACCCTCCTATACCTGTAACACCTGAGGTAATCCTTCCAATTGATCCATTTGTGACACCTGAATTTCCTCGGTTTTCAAGGCTTGCACACTGGATGGATCTACGGGGCATATATCGTGT ACCGTTTTATATCAAtggaaaagaaattgaaaaagagttctttcaaaaaatggacgatgcagaaaacAATCTCAACAAAGAG CACATAAATGTTGCATTTGAAATGCTAAATTGTAAGAGGGTTGAGCAAGGTGCTTGGTTCCGCAACAACAATCTTCCAGCAGCATGCTTTGTACCAGTCAAATTcttagaagtggttgggtacgcTTATGAATCTGTCAGGAAgccacataagaaaaaaaaaagttattggaGGGCTGTGTAG
- the LOC125595999 gene encoding uncharacterized protein LOC125595999, translating to MGDPLPLRLALPELRYPIGSEPEKTISINQHSIVAYIKTVKEILGNDEFNRIRGTFLGPVIKLGERSLKLSAKIVHAVLTKSIKTVKRHEAWFHFGAQPMRFSIREFHMVTGLKCSGEAREPREGTEKFKWDFLKGRTHTVKDVEKQLRNTREDASDERFCLAMLLLIESILLQKSLLDGGTTFTLDYVKIAQDMDVLMTYPWGRTAYNLLLKSLQRAVDKSLDKNNYDLQGFPMAFLIWILESVPLLQYAFSQVVPILSVQPSTPIFLCEKYLQIASPQLIDVLLIEIKDHLKVTCILPPISNDPEDDVCMEDEANKDLDDMADLSKRGYKFKIRDWRNMSVDLYGANEEIRRASLLFGNGGMSQASTSYQEESLESKINRISEMVGDNLRIMNDRLCLIEKDRKQIKERVTNLEKLQRVTSYETPNNEACLPNFCCTCTD from the exons atgggAGATCCATTACCATTAAGACTAGCACTGCCTGAGCTGAGGTATCCGATTGGATCAGAGCCAGAGAAGACGATATCGATAAACCAACACTCGATAGTTGCTTATATCAAAACTGTTAAGGAAATTCTAGGAAATGATGAGTTCAACAGAATAAGAGGGACGTTTTTGGGACCGGTGATCAAGCTTGGAGAGAGGTCTTTGAAATTATCAGCTAAGATAGTGCACGCAGTTCTCACCAAAAGCATCAAGACAGTGAAGAGACACGAAGCATGGTTCCATTTTGGTGCTCAGCCAATGAGGTTCTCTATAAGAGAATTCCACATGGTGACTGGTTTGAAATGTAGTGGTGAAGCAAGAGAACCACGAGAGGGAACCGAGAAATTTAAGTGGGACTTCCTAAAAGGGCGTACTCATACAGTAAAGGACGTGGAGAAGCAGCtcagaaacacaagagaagatgcTTCTGATGAGAGATTCTGCCTTGCAATGCTCCTCCTGATTGAGAGCATACTACTACAGAAGAGCCTTCTCGACGGTGGCACAACTTTTACTTTGGATTATGTGAAAATAGCGCAGGATATGGATGTCTTGATGACATACCCATGGGGGAGAACAGCTTATAATTTGCTGTTAAAATCACTTCAGAGAGCTGTCGACAAAAGCCTCgacaaaaacaattatgattTGCAAGGGTTCCCTATGGCATTTCTTATATGGATACTTGAGTCAGTACCTTTGCTACAGTATGCATTCAGTCAAGTTGTTCCTATTCTGAGCGTTCAACCGTCTACCCCAATATTTTTGTGTGAGAAGTACCTTCAAATAGCTTCTCCACAGCTGATAGATGTTCTCCTAATTGAAATCAAAGATCAT CTTAAGGTCACATGCATCCTACCTCCTATTTCTAATGATCCAGAAGATGATGTTTGCATGGAAGACGAAGCTAATAAAGATCTGGATGACATGGCCGATTTATCCAAGAGAggttataagtttaaaattagaGATTGGCGAAACATGTCAGTAGACCTATACGGTGCTAATGAAGAAATAAGAAGAGCATCTTTACTGTTTGGGAATGGAGGGATGAGTCAAGCTTCTACTTCGTATCAGGAGGAGTCTTTGGAATCAAAGATCAACAGAATCAGCGAGATGGTGGGAGATAATTTAAGGATCATGAACGATCGTTTGTGTTTGATTGAAAAAGACAGGAAACAGATTAAAGAACGTGTGACAAACCTAGAGAAACTACAAAGAGTTACTTCAtatgaaactccaaacaatgag GCTTGCCTTCCTAATTTTTGTTGTACTTGCACAGACTGA
- the LOC125595998 gene encoding uncharacterized protein LOC125595998 — MLRMKKWALEWKFEYKTVSSNKSRVLLSCVDENCTWRMRAIKLPVSDFFVVKKYVHEHTCDTTHRKANHRQASAKLLGSLISSNYGEKKEGLKPKQIIEQVRMLHGVHINYKQAWRVREEAQILVRGTPEDSYYNLSRWLYKITETNPGSLTYQHVDAAGKFKYAFVAFGPSIRGFSLMRRVIAVDGTFLKGKFNGTLLAACAQDGNYHLYPLAFAVVDAENGASWKWFFRGLSQKIPDASDLVFVSDRANSISSALEDVYPLSHHGICRIHLLRNITPTYAKTGLLPLVESAADAYTCHEFWLIFKDIKDKCPELAKYLEESDFRKWARSYAPANRYNIMTTNIAESLNSMLKMPRELPIISLLETIRLTMTTWFFERREAAAKHKHLVTPKVVQKLVSRLGAAMLLNVYQVDRSEFEVKNETMKFVVDLEKRHCTCNVFDIDKIPCIHAIAAAKHIKRDENRFVDASHLTETWAKAYAESIHPGGELSTSTYPENIDELSCPPPATKKKSGRPPTKRKRSVGEFGVPGSKSQSHKCSRCGTGGHNKITCQRPIG, encoded by the coding sequence atgttgaggatgaagaaatgggcTTTAGAGTGGAAGTTTGAGTACAAGACTGTCTCTTCTAACAAGTCAAGAGTGCTTTTGAGTTGTGTTGATGAAAATTGCACGTGGAGGATGCGTGCTATCAAGCTACctgtttcagattttttcgtTGTTAAAAAGTATGTTCATGAGCATACATGCGATACAACACACAGGAAAGCCAACCACAGACAAGCATCTGCAAAGTTGTTGGGTTCTTTGATTTCCAGCAATTATGGAGAAAAAAAGGAAGGTCTCAAACCGAAACAGATCATTGAACAGGTCAGGATGCTGCATGGTGTTCACATCAATTACAAACAAGCTTGGAGAGTGAGAGAAGAAGCTCAGATTTTGGTTAGAGGGACTCCTGAAGACAGCTATTACAATTTGTCTAGGTGGTTGTATAAAATCACAGAAACAAACCCTGGTTCCTTGACTTATCAACATGTTGATGCTGCAGGAAAGTTCAAGTATGCATTTGTGGCTTTTGGTCCATCGATAAGGGGATTTTCATTGATGAGGAGAGTTATTGCAGTAGATGGTACATTTCTGAAGGGAAAATTCAATGGGACTTTATTGGCAGCTTGTGCTCAAGATGGGAATTATCATCTATATCCTCTCGCCTTTGCAGTGGTTGACGCAGAAAACGGCGCCTCTTGGAAATGGTTCTTTAGAGGTTTGAGCCAGAAGATCCCGGACGCTTCGGATCTTGTTTTTGTATCAGACAGGGCTAACTCCATTTCTTCAGCGTTGGAGGATGTATATCCCTTATCTCACCATGGAATTTGCAGGATCCATCTGCTCCGCAACATCACTCCTACATATGCGAAGACTGGGTTGCTACCTCTGGTGGAAAGCGCTGCTGATGCCTATACGTGTCACGAGTTCTGGTTAATCTTCAAGGACATAAAGGATAAATGTCCTGAATTGGCTAAGTATCTGGAAGAGTCTGATTTTAGGAAGTGGGCACGAAGCTATGCGCCTGCGAACAGGTATAATATCATGACTACCAACATTGCAGAGTCTCTCAATTCTATGTTGAAGATGCCTCGTGAGTTGCCCATTATCTCTCTCCTTGAAACTATCAGATTGACGATGACCACTTGGTTTTTTGAGCGACGCGAAGCGGCTGCGAAACATAAGCACCTGGTTACTCCAAAAGTTGTTCAGAAATTGGTATCTAGGTTAGGGGCCGCAATGTTGTTGAATGTGTATCAAGTTGATCGAAGCGAGTTTGAGGTGAAGAATGAAACAATGAAGTTTGTTGTTGACTTGGAGAAGCGGCATTGCACATGTAATGTTTTCGACATTGACAAGATCCCCTGCATCCATGCCATCGCTGCTGCTAAGCATATCAAGAGAGATGAAAACCGTTTTGTTGATGCTTCTCACTTGACAGAAACGTGGGCTAAAGCTTATGCTGAAAGCATACATCCTGGTGGAGAGTTGTCAACGTCCACCTATCCAGAGAATATTGATGAACTGTCTTGCCCACCTCCagctaccaaaaagaaaagtggACGCCCTcctacaaagagaaagagatccgtTGGCGAGTTTGGGGTTCCTGGATCTAAATCTCAGTCCCACAAGTGCAGCAGATGTGGCACAGGAGGGCACAACAAGATCACATGCCAGAGGCCTATAGGATGA